One segment of Zhihengliuella halotolerans DNA contains the following:
- a CDS encoding glycerate kinase, whose amino-acid sequence MSIEKIVCVPDSFKGSATAAQAAAALAAGARQVFPRAEVVELPFADGGEGTLDALLAVWGREAETVEVVDAIGRPRTARFGRSADGATAILEAAEGNGLPHVSDVGAQPLRADTYGVGLIARHLLDAGVEEILLCIGGSASTDGGLGLLAALGARIDYDDDAAGFGGGRLHAVRSIDLEGLHPAARGVRWRIAVDVDNPLTGERGAAAVFGPQKGASAADVATLDAGLSHLADVVAAHSGADAGELRATAGFGAAGGMPLALVPLLSAEVLPGSRLVAEAVGLDAALADADLVLTGEGALDTQSLGGKVVDAVRTRAPGGAAVVVIAGTVKLTAADVRAAGLTAAFSIAPGAASLDELLAAAPALIEDAAANACALLDR is encoded by the coding sequence ATGAGCATCGAGAAGATCGTGTGCGTGCCCGACTCGTTCAAGGGCAGCGCCACCGCCGCGCAGGCCGCCGCGGCCCTGGCCGCCGGCGCACGCCAGGTGTTCCCGCGCGCGGAGGTCGTCGAGCTGCCGTTCGCCGACGGCGGCGAGGGCACGCTCGACGCGCTGCTGGCGGTCTGGGGCCGCGAGGCGGAGACCGTCGAGGTGGTCGACGCGATCGGCCGGCCCCGCACCGCGCGCTTCGGCCGCTCCGCTGACGGCGCCACCGCGATCCTCGAGGCCGCCGAGGGCAACGGCCTGCCGCACGTGAGCGACGTCGGGGCGCAGCCGCTGCGCGCCGACACCTACGGGGTCGGGCTCATCGCGCGCCACCTGCTGGACGCGGGCGTCGAAGAGATCCTGCTGTGCATCGGCGGCTCGGCGAGCACCGACGGCGGCCTCGGCCTGCTCGCCGCGCTCGGCGCGCGCATCGACTACGACGACGACGCTGCCGGCTTCGGCGGCGGACGCCTGCACGCGGTGCGCTCGATCGATCTCGAGGGTCTGCACCCGGCGGCGCGCGGGGTGCGCTGGCGGATCGCGGTCGACGTGGACAACCCGCTGACGGGCGAACGCGGGGCCGCCGCCGTGTTCGGCCCGCAGAAGGGCGCGAGCGCCGCGGACGTCGCGACTCTCGACGCCGGGCTCTCGCACCTGGCCGACGTCGTCGCCGCGCACTCCGGCGCGGACGCCGGCGAGCTGCGCGCCACCGCCGGATTCGGCGCGGCCGGCGGCATGCCGCTCGCACTCGTGCCTCTGCTCTCCGCCGAGGTCCTGCCGGGTTCGCGCCTCGTCGCCGAGGCCGTCGGGCTCGACGCCGCACTCGCGGACGCGGACCTCGTCCTCACGGGCGAGGGCGCGCTGGACACGCAGTCGCTCGGCGGCAAGGTCGTCGACGCTGTCCGCACTCGGGCTCCGGGCGGCGCGGCCGTCGTCGTGATCGCCGGGACCGTCAAGCTCACGGCCGCGGACGTGCGCGCGGCCGGGCTGACGGCGGCGTTCTCGATCGCGCCCGGCGCAGCGTCGCTGGACGAGCTGCTGGCCGCCGCGCCCGCACTCATCGAGGACGCGGCGGCGAACGCCTGCGCGCTCCTGGACCGCTGA
- a CDS encoding short-chain fatty acid transporter, with the protein MRPVNHVVERLIPSALVFAIVLTFVVAALGLALTGATPAAVVTAWGDGLSGLLEFMTQMALILLLGHMLANTGPVRALLTRVARLPRSAMQAYVFVFVAAALASLVTWGLGLVVGGILAREVAAQGRERGLRLHFPLLVAAGFAGFVVWHMGYSASGPLTAATPDSFVSEHLGAPLPITETVFTTWNIVAAAVTIVAVAATILLVSPRAQDPVVELDVDARDRGVDVDDDVVTPADRIDASRLPTLLLGLLLVGYLVLHFAGGGSVTLNVVNWTFLALILLLVRSPFEVIALTKDAAGNVGEILLQFPLYAGILGIMAGTGLIELFSDALVAASTPQTFGVMAFLSAGVVNFFVPSGGGQFAIQAPIMLGAADSLGVDPSIAIMAVAYGDQWTNMIQPFWALPLLAIAGLKMRDILGYTTLVLIVSGIVFASTLLIVSS; encoded by the coding sequence ATGCGCCCCGTCAACCACGTCGTCGAACGGCTCATCCCGTCGGCCCTCGTCTTCGCGATCGTCCTGACTTTCGTCGTCGCCGCGCTCGGCCTGGCCCTGACCGGGGCGACACCCGCCGCCGTCGTCACCGCGTGGGGCGACGGGCTGTCGGGGCTGCTCGAGTTCATGACGCAGATGGCCCTGATCCTGCTGCTCGGCCACATGCTCGCGAACACCGGACCGGTTCGCGCGCTGTTGACGCGGGTCGCCCGCCTGCCGCGGAGTGCGATGCAGGCCTACGTGTTCGTTTTCGTCGCCGCGGCGCTGGCCTCGCTCGTGACCTGGGGCCTCGGCCTCGTGGTCGGCGGGATCCTCGCCCGGGAGGTGGCCGCGCAAGGGCGCGAGCGGGGCCTCAGGCTGCATTTCCCGTTGCTCGTCGCCGCCGGGTTCGCCGGTTTCGTCGTGTGGCACATGGGGTATTCGGCGTCAGGCCCGCTGACCGCGGCGACGCCGGACTCGTTCGTGAGCGAGCACCTGGGGGCGCCGCTGCCGATCACGGAGACGGTCTTCACGACCTGGAACATCGTCGCCGCTGCCGTAACCATCGTGGCCGTGGCGGCGACGATCCTCCTCGTCTCCCCGCGCGCCCAGGACCCCGTCGTCGAGCTCGACGTGGACGCACGCGACCGGGGCGTGGACGTGGACGACGACGTCGTGACCCCCGCCGATCGGATCGACGCGAGCCGGCTGCCGACCCTGCTGCTCGGGCTGCTCCTGGTCGGCTACCTCGTCTTGCACTTCGCCGGCGGCGGATCGGTGACCCTGAACGTCGTGAACTGGACGTTCCTGGCGCTCATCCTGCTGCTGGTGCGCAGCCCGTTCGAGGTGATCGCCCTGACCAAGGACGCGGCGGGCAATGTCGGCGAGATCCTCCTCCAGTTCCCGCTCTACGCGGGGATCCTGGGCATCATGGCCGGCACCGGGCTCATCGAGCTCTTCTCCGACGCACTCGTCGCAGCGTCCACTCCGCAGACCTTCGGCGTCATGGCGTTCCTCTCCGCCGGCGTCGTGAACTTCTTCGTCCCCTCCGGCGGCGGGCAGTTCGCGATCCAGGCGCCCATCATGCTCGGGGCTGCCGACTCCCTCGGGGTCGACCCGTCGATCGCGATCATGGCCGTGGCATACGGAGATCAGTGGACCAACATGATCCAACCCTTCTGGGCGCTGCCGCTGCTGGCCATCGCGGGGCTGAAGATGCGCGACATCCTCGGCTACACCACGCTGGTGCTGATCGTCTCCGGGATCGTGTTCGCGTCGACGTTGCTCATCGTCTCCTCGTAG
- a CDS encoding amidohydrolase family protein, with translation MCTHDHDSLPAPDASLARRSVIAGAAALAGIGLLPASAAAAPAPVAGRPAAPGYHGNAQTPPPLVVEGGTIVDPVTGDAIEDGVVVLEGGRIEAVGDRASTRRAVAAVAGRATVVDATGRFVVPGLVDAHVHANALEDARLILSHGATTVRSGSSSFYQDVALASLPEWAPGLSPRMHAAGLFVSPELGDSVLADPALAPLAALSDGVHDPKDLAHLTKNNIKRGASVIKTRANPRAGLAEQDPLELVYDQEQLSAVVAAAKGAGVLCHAYSAEGIAGAVRAGVRSIEHGVYVDEATLADMAVRGTAFTPTLAGLASMADSANPVLAERGRAYTPVLQEAVRAAVAAGVDVIAGTDSFGTDVMPIGTEARSLANAGLSPLQALRAVTTTPARLLGVGRTVGRLVRGGVADVVLLDADPLADAAALERVSGVIAQGVVVRDDA, from the coding sequence ATGTGCACGCACGACCACGACTCCCTCCCCGCCCCTGATGCCTCCCTCGCCCGCCGCAGTGTCATCGCGGGAGCAGCCGCACTCGCCGGCATCGGCCTCCTGCCCGCCTCCGCGGCTGCCGCCCCTGCGCCGGTCGCGGGCCGCCCCGCAGCTCCGGGATACCACGGGAACGCGCAGACCCCGCCGCCGCTCGTCGTCGAGGGCGGGACCATCGTCGACCCGGTCACGGGCGACGCGATCGAAGACGGCGTCGTGGTGCTCGAGGGCGGGCGGATCGAGGCCGTCGGCGACCGCGCCTCCACCCGTCGGGCCGTTGCCGCCGTCGCGGGCCGGGCCACGGTCGTCGACGCGACCGGGCGGTTCGTCGTCCCCGGCCTCGTCGACGCCCACGTGCACGCCAACGCCCTCGAGGACGCGCGGCTGATCCTCAGCCACGGCGCCACCACGGTGCGCAGCGGCTCGTCGAGCTTCTACCAGGACGTCGCGCTCGCGTCCCTGCCCGAGTGGGCTCCGGGCCTGTCCCCGCGCATGCATGCGGCCGGGCTCTTCGTCTCGCCGGAGCTCGGCGACTCGGTGCTGGCCGACCCGGCCCTGGCGCCGCTGGCCGCGCTTTCCGACGGCGTGCACGACCCGAAGGACCTCGCGCACCTGACGAAGAACAACATCAAGCGCGGCGCGTCCGTCATCAAGACCCGCGCCAACCCGCGAGCCGGGCTGGCCGAGCAGGACCCGCTCGAGCTCGTGTACGACCAGGAGCAGCTCTCCGCGGTCGTCGCCGCCGCCAAGGGCGCCGGCGTGCTCTGCCACGCCTACAGCGCCGAGGGCATCGCCGGGGCGGTGCGCGCGGGCGTGCGCAGCATCGAGCACGGCGTCTACGTCGACGAGGCGACGCTCGCCGATATGGCCGTTCGCGGCACGGCCTTCACCCCGACGCTCGCCGGCCTCGCCTCGATGGCCGATTCCGCGAACCCGGTGCTCGCCGAACGCGGCCGCGCCTACACCCCCGTGCTGCAGGAGGCCGTGCGCGCCGCGGTCGCGGCCGGCGTCGACGTCATCGCCGGCACCGACTCCTTCGGCACGGACGTGATGCCGATCGGGACCGAGGCCCGCTCGCTGGCCAACGCCGGGCTCTCGCCGCTGCAGGCGCTGCGCGCGGTGACGACGACGCCGGCGCGCCTGCTCGGCGTCGGACGCACCGTGGGCCGCCTCGTGCGCGGGGGAGTCGCCGACGTCGTGCTGCTCGACGCGGATCCGCTGGCCGACGCCGCGGCGCTCGAGCGCGTCTCGGGCGTGATCGCCCAGGGGGTCGTGGTGCGCGACGACGCGTGA
- a CDS encoding RNA-binding S4 domain-containing protein, translating to MSGQVRIDAWLWAVRIYKTRSAATAACRAGHVRRNDDPAKASQPVVPGDKIRVRQHGFDRILEVTRTIPKRVGAQVAQSCYIDHTPPRTREVVPQVPVRDRGAGRPTKKDRREMERLRRTFDQP from the coding sequence ATGAGCGGACAGGTGCGAATCGACGCGTGGCTCTGGGCCGTGCGCATCTACAAGACCCGATCCGCGGCCACCGCCGCGTGCCGCGCCGGCCACGTGCGCCGCAACGACGACCCGGCCAAAGCCTCCCAGCCCGTGGTCCCGGGCGACAAGATCCGGGTCCGCCAGCACGGCTTCGACCGCATCCTCGAGGTCACGCGGACGATCCCCAAGCGCGTGGGCGCCCAGGTCGCGCAGTCCTGCTACATCGACCACACTCCGCCCCGGACCCGCGAGGTCGTCCCGCAGGTACCGGTCCGCGACCGCGGCGCCGGCCGCCCGACCAAGAAGGACCGCCGCGAGATGGAACGGCTGCGCCGGACGTTCGACCAGCCCTGA
- a CDS encoding DUF624 domain-containing protein gives MVVQTTVEPASRFESFGAMFGYAYTFMVVNMLLIVANAPLAFLLQTVVDLAGAWPLVLAATLTTGPSLAGAFAAFDHLRAGGASPRPARAFVAEYRRMFPQAALVSAATGAVVLVVVVDAAAAAREHAFAVLLPLLALVLIGALALAVTVLAAAVFRPGERLAVLVRDCLYVAVRRWYLSLAAVALLGLLAGIILVQPVLGMALAPAPLLYIVWANASYALTRDGLGPDAS, from the coding sequence ATGGTGGTGCAGACGACGGTGGAGCCGGCCTCGCGCTTCGAGAGCTTCGGCGCGATGTTCGGGTACGCGTACACGTTCATGGTCGTCAACATGCTCCTGATCGTCGCGAACGCCCCGCTGGCGTTCCTGCTGCAGACGGTCGTCGACCTTGCGGGAGCGTGGCCGCTCGTGCTCGCGGCCACGCTCACGACCGGCCCCTCGTTGGCCGGCGCTTTCGCGGCGTTCGACCACCTCCGCGCGGGCGGGGCGTCGCCGCGGCCTGCACGGGCGTTCGTCGCCGAATACCGGCGGATGTTCCCGCAGGCCGCGCTCGTCTCGGCGGCCACGGGCGCCGTCGTGCTGGTCGTCGTGGTGGACGCCGCGGCGGCGGCGCGGGAGCACGCGTTCGCGGTGCTGCTGCCACTGCTCGCTCTCGTGCTGATCGGCGCGCTCGCGCTCGCGGTCACGGTGCTGGCGGCCGCGGTGTTCCGGCCCGGGGAGCGGCTCGCCGTCCTGGTCCGGGACTGTCTGTACGTCGCGGTGCGTCGCTGGTATCTCAGTCTGGCCGCGGTGGCGTTGCTCGGGCTCCTAGCCGGCATCATCCTGGTCCAGCCGGTGCTCGGGATGGCGCTCGCGCCGGCGCCGCTGCTCTACATCGTCTGGGCGAACGCGTCTTACGCGCTGACGCGCGATGGGCTCGGCCCGGACGCGTCGTAG
- a CDS encoding carbohydrate ABC transporter permease, giving the protein MSGLVKETSVPRTADSRAPEGGGFDAPAPMRRVPAKEVRQRRGDRITYAVLCVLVVLLMVPFIWMVSSSLKHDNQVFTVPIQWIPEEFVWSNYADIWERIPMLGYVQNSLYLAVIITCLQVLTGSLAAYGFAKVRFPGRDWLFLGYIATIAVPWQAYMVPQYIMMQRMELTNTFWSLILLQAFGAFGVFLMRQYYMTIPDELCEAARIDGLSEYGIWARVILPLSKPALATLALLTFVNTWNDYMGPFIYLTSNRLWTVQLGLRSFVGQFDAEFAMIMTGSVISVVPILIIFLIGQKHFIEGIATSGMKG; this is encoded by the coding sequence ATGTCCGGTCTCGTTAAGGAAACGAGTGTGCCGCGCACGGCCGACAGCCGGGCCCCGGAAGGGGGCGGCTTCGATGCGCCGGCGCCGATGCGCCGGGTTCCCGCGAAGGAGGTTCGCCAGCGGCGCGGGGACAGGATCACCTACGCCGTCCTCTGCGTGCTCGTGGTCCTGCTGATGGTGCCGTTCATCTGGATGGTCTCCTCGTCGCTCAAGCACGACAACCAGGTGTTCACGGTGCCGATCCAGTGGATCCCCGAAGAGTTCGTGTGGTCCAACTACGCGGATATCTGGGAGCGCATCCCGATGCTCGGCTACGTGCAGAATTCGCTGTACCTGGCCGTGATCATCACGTGCCTGCAGGTGCTCACGGGCTCCCTCGCCGCCTACGGCTTCGCCAAGGTGCGCTTCCCGGGCCGGGACTGGCTATTCCTGGGCTACATCGCGACGATCGCCGTCCCGTGGCAGGCATACATGGTCCCGCAGTACATCATGATGCAGCGCATGGAGCTGACGAACACGTTCTGGTCGCTCATCCTGCTGCAGGCCTTCGGCGCGTTCGGCGTCTTCCTGATGCGCCAGTACTACATGACCATTCCGGACGAACTCTGCGAAGCGGCCCGCATCGACGGACTCAGCGAATACGGCATCTGGGCGCGGGTCATCTTGCCGCTGTCGAAGCCGGCGCTCGCGACCCTGGCCCTGTTGACGTTCGTCAACACGTGGAACGACTACATGGGGCCGTTCATCTATCTGACCAGCAACCGGCTCTGGACGGTCCAGCTCGGACTGCGCTCATTCGTCGGCCAGTTCGACGCCGAGTTTGCGATGATCATGACCGGTTCGGTCATCTCGGTCGTGCCGATCCTGATCATCTTCCTGATCGGGCAGAAGCACTTCATCGAGGGCATCGCGACGAGCGGGATGAAGGGGTAG
- a CDS encoding carbohydrate ABC transporter permease — MNTSSIEAGPLAAAAAEPAARPAAGGGRPAGNRRQARRNTLIGWSFILPNFLGFLAFTLIPVIAAFGLAFMHWNSFSTPRWVGLENFRTMFASETFWIALRNTVVYTIGHVPLTLALALGLALLVNRKLKGIGLFRVAIFFPYITSLVAVAVVWNMLFNPESGPINQFLMWIGISDPPGWTSSTTWAMPAVIITSVWRDMGYYMVLYLAGLQAIPRELYEAAEVDGASAWQRFWNVTLPGLRPTTFFVVVMLTVASFKVFDLIVVMTEGGPGRSTTVLSQLIYREGILQGEFGYSSAISLVLFLLVLGVTVVQFRIQQRRER; from the coding sequence ATGAACACGTCGAGCATCGAGGCGGGTCCCCTTGCCGCAGCCGCGGCAGAGCCGGCGGCCCGGCCGGCGGCCGGCGGCGGACGCCCCGCGGGCAACCGCCGCCAGGCCAGGCGCAACACGCTGATCGGATGGTCCTTCATCCTGCCGAATTTCCTGGGGTTCCTCGCCTTCACGCTGATCCCCGTCATCGCCGCCTTCGGGCTCGCCTTCATGCACTGGAACTCGTTCTCGACCCCGCGCTGGGTGGGGCTGGAGAACTTCCGGACGATGTTCGCGAGCGAGACGTTCTGGATCGCGCTGCGGAACACGGTCGTCTACACGATCGGCCACGTGCCGCTGACGCTCGCGCTCGCGCTGGGTCTCGCCCTGCTGGTCAACCGCAAGCTCAAGGGCATTGGGCTCTTCCGGGTCGCGATCTTCTTCCCCTACATCACCTCGCTGGTGGCGGTCGCGGTGGTTTGGAACATGCTGTTCAACCCGGAGAGCGGGCCGATCAACCAGTTCCTGATGTGGATCGGGATCTCCGATCCGCCCGGCTGGACCTCCAGCACCACGTGGGCGATGCCGGCGGTCATCATCACGAGCGTGTGGAGGGACATGGGCTACTACATGGTCCTCTACCTCGCCGGGCTCCAGGCGATCCCGCGCGAGCTCTACGAGGCGGCCGAAGTCGACGGGGCCAGCGCCTGGCAGCGCTTCTGGAACGTCACCCTGCCCGGCCTGCGTCCCACGACGTTCTTCGTGGTGGTCATGCTGACCGTCGCCAGTTTCAAGGTCTTCGACCTGATCGTCGTCATGACCGAGGGCGGGCCGGGGCGCTCCACGACAGTCCTCTCGCAGCTGATCTACCGCGAGGGCATCCTGCAGGGCGAGTTCGGATACTCGTCGGCGATTTCGCTGGTCCTGTTCTTGCTGGTGCTCGGGGTCACGGTCGTCCAGTTCAGAATTCAACAGAGGAGGGAACGCTGA
- a CDS encoding ABC transporter substrate-binding protein, protein MKRRILSTASVLAVGALALTSCAGAAGTADDGGAEGRTPLTVSVWNYEGTPEFAALFDAYEAANPDIDIQPVDILADNYAEKVTTMLAGGDDTDVLTMKNVIDYSRFANRGQLEDISDVVADLPGDELAGLDAFELDGAYYAAPYRQDFWLLYYNKDLFDAAGVDYPEDMTWEEYEQVAEKIAAETDADGTYQHVWRSLVHSTAAAQSGGDLIGGDYGFLKDRYETALNLQDAGASLAWSTATSQQTGYGSMFETEKAAMVPMGTWYIAALLKAQNDGVADFDWGLAAMPQLESGGEVTTFGSPTSFAVNGNAAHSQEAREFIAWAAGEEGAAAIAEIGVVPALRTDAITEAYFGIDGMPGDDGSAAAFSPDVSALEMPVSELSSDVDQILTEEHQLIMSGEKSVDAGIADMEKRVKNEVLD, encoded by the coding sequence ATGAAGCGACGCATACTCTCTACAGCCTCCGTCCTGGCCGTCGGGGCGCTCGCCCTGACCTCATGCGCCGGGGCGGCAGGAACCGCCGACGACGGCGGGGCCGAGGGCCGGACCCCGCTGACGGTGAGCGTCTGGAACTACGAGGGCACCCCGGAGTTCGCGGCGCTCTTCGACGCCTACGAGGCGGCGAATCCGGACATCGACATCCAGCCCGTCGACATCCTCGCCGACAACTACGCCGAGAAGGTCACCACGATGCTCGCCGGCGGCGACGACACCGACGTGCTGACCATGAAGAACGTCATTGACTACTCGCGGTTCGCCAATCGCGGGCAGCTCGAGGACATCAGCGACGTCGTCGCCGACCTGCCGGGCGACGAACTTGCGGGCCTGGACGCCTTCGAGCTGGACGGGGCCTACTACGCGGCCCCGTACCGGCAGGACTTCTGGCTGCTCTACTACAACAAGGACCTCTTCGACGCCGCCGGCGTCGACTACCCGGAGGACATGACCTGGGAGGAGTACGAGCAGGTCGCCGAGAAGATCGCCGCGGAGACCGACGCCGACGGCACCTACCAGCACGTCTGGCGGTCGCTGGTCCACTCGACCGCGGCCGCGCAGTCCGGGGGAGACCTGATCGGCGGAGACTACGGCTTCCTGAAGGACCGCTACGAGACCGCTTTGAACCTCCAAGATGCCGGGGCCTCTCTCGCGTGGTCGACCGCGACCAGCCAGCAGACCGGATACGGATCCATGTTCGAGACCGAGAAGGCCGCGATGGTCCCGATGGGCACGTGGTACATCGCCGCGCTGTTGAAGGCGCAGAACGACGGCGTCGCCGACTTCGACTGGGGTCTGGCGGCGATGCCGCAGCTCGAGTCCGGCGGCGAGGTCACGACGTTCGGGTCGCCGACGTCGTTCGCCGTCAACGGCAATGCCGCGCACAGCCAGGAGGCTCGCGAATTCATCGCGTGGGCCGCGGGCGAGGAGGGCGCCGCGGCGATCGCGGAGATCGGCGTGGTGCCGGCCCTGCGCACGGACGCGATCACGGAAGCCTACTTCGGGATCGACGGCATGCCCGGCGACGACGGGTCCGCCGCGGCGTTCTCACCGGACGTCTCCGCGCTGGAGATGCCCGTCAGTGAGCTCTCCTCCGATGTCGACCAGATCCTCACCGAGGAGCATCAGCTGATCATGTCCGGCGAGAAATCCGTCGATGCCGGCATCGCCGACATGGAGAAGCGGGTCAAAAATGAAGTACTCGACTAG
- a CDS encoding DUF2264 domain-containing protein: MPGPITLPPPDLVLSPYTGWTREHHTAVADATLLGVRAWADESHARITPPGPAGGYGRAVDGLEGFARTFLLAGFRLAGEDGRDPLGLAEWYAQGLRAGADPHHPGRWVRLDEHDQAKVEAAAVALILDMTRPWLWDRLDDGTRQRLVDWLAPMVGTWRPRNNWAWFRIVVNQFLKSVGADYSEADIAEDLALLDTFTRADGWFSDGDERNYDHYAGWALHLYPQLWHRMGGHAPGDHSERRRSDRDRLGRYLQDAVRLVGADGSPLVQGRSLVYRFAAAGPFWAGAIAGDDDGTPALAPGLIRRAASGIVRHFAERAAPGADGLLSLGWHGSWPGLAQSYSGPGSPYWASKGLLGLALPADHPVWTAVEEPLPVESGDHAFTIAAPGWAVSATAADGVVRLANHGTDHDLPRVDAAADEDDTTAADAPLYARLGYSTATAPVLGGAGAIEPADQSAALVDAQGRASHRAGFETLWTRTEDGAVSAASRGGQRWVAAERPDRDHGSGWRGRSDPAGTLTVVSVLRGPWELRFVRLEGRAAARATALRCAGWAVAEPGGPAAVVVPLAGAARAASTRREGASPLAETVRVDRVDFDAPVPGRWYAVAVGLGAGIGDPPEVAVAARSARIDWPDGCSTPVDLPA, translated from the coding sequence ATGCCCGGTCCGATCACCCTGCCCCCGCCCGATCTCGTGCTCTCGCCCTACACCGGCTGGACGCGCGAGCACCACACCGCAGTCGCCGACGCCACCCTGCTGGGGGTGCGGGCGTGGGCTGACGAATCCCACGCCCGCATTACCCCGCCCGGGCCCGCCGGCGGCTACGGGCGCGCCGTTGACGGCCTCGAGGGCTTCGCCCGGACCTTCCTGCTGGCGGGTTTCCGGCTCGCCGGCGAGGACGGCCGCGATCCGCTTGGTCTCGCCGAATGGTACGCGCAGGGCCTGCGCGCCGGCGCGGACCCGCATCATCCAGGACGCTGGGTGCGGCTCGACGAACACGACCAGGCGAAGGTCGAGGCCGCCGCCGTCGCGCTGATCCTCGACATGACGCGCCCGTGGCTCTGGGACCGGCTCGACGACGGCACACGCCAGCGCCTCGTCGACTGGCTCGCGCCCATGGTCGGCACGTGGCGCCCACGCAACAACTGGGCGTGGTTCCGGATCGTGGTGAACCAGTTCCTCAAGTCCGTCGGCGCCGACTACTCCGAGGCGGACATCGCCGAGGACCTGGCCCTGCTGGACACGTTCACACGTGCCGACGGCTGGTTCAGCGACGGCGACGAGCGCAACTACGACCACTACGCCGGCTGGGCGCTGCACCTCTACCCGCAGTTGTGGCACCGGATGGGCGGTCACGCCCCCGGCGACCACTCCGAGCGGCGCCGGAGCGACCGCGACCGGCTCGGCCGCTACCTGCAGGACGCGGTCCGCCTCGTCGGCGCCGACGGCTCACCGCTCGTCCAGGGCCGCAGCCTCGTCTACCGCTTCGCGGCCGCCGGGCCGTTCTGGGCCGGCGCGATCGCCGGCGACGACGACGGCACACCCGCCCTCGCGCCCGGCCTGATCCGCCGCGCGGCGAGCGGGATCGTCCGCCACTTCGCCGAACGCGCGGCGCCCGGCGCCGACGGGCTGCTGAGCCTGGGCTGGCACGGCTCCTGGCCCGGGCTCGCGCAGTCCTACTCGGGCCCGGGGTCGCCCTACTGGGCGTCCAAAGGCCTCCTCGGGCTGGCGCTGCCGGCGGATCACCCCGTCTGGACGGCGGTCGAGGAGCCGCTGCCGGTCGAATCTGGTGATCACGCGTTCACGATCGCAGCGCCCGGGTGGGCCGTGAGTGCGACCGCCGCCGACGGCGTCGTGCGCCTCGCCAACCACGGGACCGACCACGACCTCCCGCGCGTCGACGCGGCTGCGGACGAAGACGACACGACGGCGGCCGACGCCCCGCTGTACGCGCGCCTGGGCTATTCGACGGCCACCGCGCCCGTCCTCGGCGGGGCCGGCGCTATCGAACCGGCCGACCAGTCCGCGGCGCTCGTCGACGCGCAGGGGCGGGCGAGCCACCGGGCCGGGTTTGAGACCTTGTGGACCCGCACCGAGGACGGGGCCGTCTCGGCCGCCTCCCGCGGCGGGCAGCGCTGGGTCGCGGCTGAACGGCCCGACCGCGACCACGGCTCCGGCTGGCGTGGCCGCTCCGACCCTGCCGGGACCCTCACCGTCGTTTCGGTGCTGCGCGGGCCGTGGGAGTTGCGATTCGTCCGGCTCGAGGGGCGGGCGGCCGCACGGGCGACTGCGCTGCGCTGCGCCGGCTGGGCGGTGGCGGAACCCGGCGGGCCCGCCGCCGTCGTCGTGCCCCTGGCCGGGGCCGCCCGGGCGGCGTCCACCCGCCGGGAGGGCGCGAGCCCGCTGGCGGAGACGGTCCGGGTCGACCGCGTCGACTTCGACGCCCCCGTGCCGGGCCGCTGGTACGCGGTCGCGGTCGGTCTCGGCGCCGGGATCGGGGACCCTCCCGAGGTGGCGGTCGCCGCCCGCTCGGCCCGCATCGACTGGCCCGACGGGTGTTCGACGCCCGTGGACCTGCCCGCCTGA